In Kaistella sp. 97-N-M2, the sequence TTCCTCTTTGTTGAAACTTAATTCTTTCGCCAATTCTTCGTTCGCTTCTAAATCTGCTTTTGAAACTTTAACCGATTCGTCCATTTTCAAAGCTTTAACCAGGTTAAAAGCTTCTTTTTTGGTCGCATCAATCGTGATGTTTTTTGGCGGATGCTGATGCTCTCCTTCTGCGCCTTCTTCAACAACCTGGCTGATCTCCAAAGCGATGTTTGAATCGTCTACAATTTCATCCTGTGGAACCTGCTCGGCGAAACGTTTCTGCATATTTTCGATCGACTGCCCGATTTCTTTTTCTGAAGCTTCCACTTTATAGTGGGGCGCTTCATATTTAGAAAGATCTATTTTGAAATCTGGTTCGTAACCTACTTCGAAAGCGACAGAAAGCTGCTCTGCATTGTGGTTTAATTCTTCCACAGGTTGCGGAACGGGCTGCCCCACCAATCTTAATTTGTTGTCGTTAACATAATTGTTCAACGCTTCAGAAACCTGTTTGTTGATTTCTTCGAAAGCAATTCCTGCTTCGTACTGTTTTCTCACCATGCTCAAGGGCACTTTCCCTTTTCTGAATCCGGGAACCTGCGCATTTTTCGCGTAGTTGATCAACTGTTTTTCAACTTTTTCTTTGTAATCTGATTTATCTAATGTAACGGTAAGCAATGCACTTACGTCGTCATGATTTGTAGCGGTAACGTTCATTATTATTAATTGAAATTTAGGTTGCAAAAATAGGGATTTTCGTCGGATTTAAAAAATTAAATAAATCACAAAAAATCATAAAAAACCTGCTTCTTGTGAAAGCAGGCATTATTTAACAGTTAAAATTATTAATTGGAGAGACTGAAAGTTGCTTCTGCATCGGTTTCGCCACCCGTTACACTACCCCACACAGTTCCGTTTTGACTTTCGCTGGCACTTGCCGGTTCATGAATCAGGGTTAACTGCAATAAAGGCGAAGGTGTACTTGCAGCTTTCACCACGTCCCATTGTGTGATTAATCCTACTTTTCCGTTAACTCCCGTAGATTCGCTCGTGTCTAATCTTGTTAAGGTAATTTCCGATCTGGGGAAATCAAAAATCAGGAAATGCTCGTCTTTTGCATCTTTGATTTCCTGCGTTACCTCTTCGGATCCATTTAAAAATACGGTTCTCACTTCGTAGGAAACCCCATCTGTCAGCTGAATGTTAGGCAGACTTCCCGCACCGATGCTATAGTTATAAGAGATAGTTTCCTGCGTGCTGAGGTTTTTCACGTTTAAGACGATATTGGTGAGTTCTTCCTGCGGAATATCATCTTCTGCCGCGTCGTCCCTTTGGCAGGAAAACACGGTGAATGATAAAATAAATAAAGCGATTAAAGTAAAAATTCGGTTGGTTTTGAATATATTTTTCATGTTGTTTGAATTAAAAATTGTTGAAATTTGTTTTGATAAAATAGTGTTGAAAGATTCGAACTAAAAACGGTATCTGAAATTTAAAATGAAATTACGCCCGGTTTCTGCGGCGAAATACCGCATTCTGTTCAAATAATCGCGGTACGTAACATCGAAGGCATTGTTGATAACGAGTCCCGCCGAAAAATTCTTAGCTACATCGATCCCGGCCTGCAGATTCCAGAGCGAATATCCTTTTGGCGGCGTGCTGAAATCCACGGTTTTTACAACTTCTTCGCCGTTTTCAAAAAAAGTAACTTCACTGTTGTGGACGGGGAAACGGTTTTGTTTCAAAAAAGTCTGGTTTTCTGCCGTCAGGTAAAAATTCTTCCATTTTGAATTAAATTGTAAGGCATTCGAAAAATTCGGCGGCATCATCAGAATTAGCGGTTCGTCGTTCGTTTTGTCCTGTCCGTATACATAACTTCCGCGACCTTTGTAGGAAAACCGATCGGTTAATTTAAAATCGATGTCCAGATCAGCTCCAAACAAAGTTGCGTCGATTTGTTGGTAAGTCCAAACCGGAAAAACGCCGCGAATTGTGTTCTGTACGCCCGTTGGAATTTCATTGATGAAATTTCTGTTAAGGGAATAATACGGGTTTAAGGAAATCTGCAATCCCTTCAAAACATTTGCTTTCGCCTCGGCAATCAGATTAAACTGGTGACTTGTCTCGTTTAGCAAATTTAAATCACCAATTTCGATTACGGCAGCAGAATGGTGCAACCCGTCTGAAAAAAGTTCCGCGATATTTGGCGTTCGCGATGCTTTTGCATAATTAAACTTCAAATTAAAATTTCCCGAAGGATGATATTCCAATCCCGCGTTCAGAGAAAGATTTTGGTAATCGAGTTTCGGGCGGGTTAAAATTCGGTTCGCGTTCGTCCGTACATAAAACTGCGGATATAGGTCAGCGTAGGTTTTTTCCCAATCGTTTTTATCATACCATTTTGTTACATCATAAAAGCGATAATCGAATCTTGCTCCGGCTTCTGCATTAAGTTTTGGTAACAGTTTATATTTAAAAACAGAAAAAATCCCGGCAGAATACTGATCATAATTCGGGATCAAACGGCGCGCTTTCGTGGCCGGATCGGAATAGTTGTTCTGAAAAGAAGCGTCAATCCCGGTCTCCAGACTGAATTTTTCGCGTTCCAACAAATTACTGATGTTAAGTTGATGCGTCATCAACGCCAGGTCTAAAGACGGAATTTGCTTTAAATCTCCCCTTCTCACGTCGTATTCCTGGCGGTGATTGTACTGAAAGCTGTACGTTGCGGAAACTTTCCCAAAGTTTTCAAACCTTTTAAAAGCCGAAAGTTTTGCGATTTGGTGTTCGATAACCTGCTTCGGATTATCGACGTCGTACGAAAACGCGCCTAAATAAGCCGGAACTTGCGAATTAATCGCGTTATAAAAATCCGAGGAATTGCCCACATGAGATCCCCGGAAGATCCCGATATTTTGATTCGTCAGATAGTAATCGAAAGAAAGGCCTTTTTCAAACGTGTTGTTCTGAACCGTAAAATTAAAGGAGGAAAAGTCCATTCCGGTGTTTTCCAGATTGTAGTCGGGCGTTTTTTGATCGCCCAGTTTTTTCACACTTCCGCCGGATTTTAAGGCCCATCCACTTTTCCACGTTTTCGTGAGAGCCACGTCAACGCCTAAACCTTTGCCATTGGAAATTCCGGAGAGATTTACCGAACCTCGCAGAGTGTCTTTTGCACGAAAAATCTCGGGTTCCAGAACCACTACGCCACCTACGGCGTCACTTCCGTATTTCAGCGCGGATGCTCCTTTGATGACATCAATGTGGGAAAAATTATTAACATCCACATTCGGCGCGTGTTCTACACCCCATTCCTGCTCCGCCAACTTCACCCCGTTGTTAATAATTGCGATGCGACTCCCATATAAACCATGAATGATGGGTTTGGAGATGTTATTCCCCGTTTTTAAGGTGGAAACTCCGGAAATTTTAGATAGAAGATTGCCGAGATTTTCGGTGGAATTTCGGTCGATCTCCGTTTGGTCTAAGGTTTTCACCACCATGGAGCCCGAATTTTTATGATTTCCATGAAGGGTGATGGTTTCAATATCCTGAACATGATGCTCCAATTGAAAAGTCAACTCTAAATCCTTATCGACGACCAATTTTTTGGTTACCGGACTGCAGTCGGTATGGGAAACCTGCACGGTATATATTCCCTTTGGAACCTTACTAAGATAAAAAACACCGTTTTCATTGGAGTGTGCCATCGAATTTCCGACGGTTATTGTAGCGTTTTGCAGTGGCGTATGATCGTGATTATCGAGGATCTTGCCCGTAATTTTGTAGGTATTTTGTGCATTGATGAATGTAATTCCCAGAAGGAAAAACACGACATTTAAGATAAATTTCATTGTAAATTTAATTTCGTTTAAATAGCGATACAGAAACACAAAGAATTAAATGAACTCTTTGTTGGTTTCTTTAAGAAGAAAAAATGCTTTTAAATGAAATTAACTGGCGGACCCCGGAGTTGTGTAAAGAGTTGCTCACAGGTTGCAAATCTTTGCTCGTAAGCAAAAACCTGTTTTTGAAAATCGTCAATTGCAACGAAAGAGAATTGAAAATCCTGCGGCACCAGCGAGCTGCCGGCATGCAGAATATGACACGAAAGACAGTCGGAATAATTTTCTGCACTGTGATTGGTGGAATAGGTTTTTTCGGATTTTTTAAAATGAAAATCCTTGAAAACCTCCCCGCTTCCGTGATCGTGGAAATTCTGAGAAAATAAAGCCACGAAAAGATAAACACCGGCAAAAAATGCGGCAAGAATCTTTCTGATTTTTTTTCCTAATAACATTTTACAAAACTAAGTCTTTTTTGCCAAATGTTACCCTACAAAGCTTTAATCTTTAAACTTGTTTTCGTAAATTTGTGCTGAAATTTTAATGTATGAAAGAAAGCGCTGTAAAAAAAATTGCAGTTTTTACATCGGGCGGGGATGCTCCCGGGATGAACGCAGCTCTGAGAGCCGTAGTTAGAACTGCAAATTACTATAATATAGAATGTTACGGCGTTCGCGAAGGTTACAACGGTTTAATTAACAACGATTTTACGCGCATGGGACCACGCTCTGTGAAGAACATCATCACAGAAGGCGGCACCATTCTGAAATCCGCGAGATCGGTGGAATTCAAAAATAAAGCAGGCCGCCAAAAAGCCTACGATAACTGCGTGAAACACGGCGTAGATGGTCTTGTTTGCATTGGCGGCGACGGAACCTTCCGCGGTGCAAAAGTTTTTAATGAGGAATATGGAATTCAGGTAATTGGCGTACCCGGAACCATCGACAACGATATTTTTGGTACCGACAATACAATTGGTTACGACACGGCACTGAATACCGCCATGGAAGCCATCGACAAAATTCGGGACACGGCAACGTCGCACAACAGAATTTTCTTTGTGGAAGTAATGGGTCGGGATGCAGGATTTATCGCGCTCAACAGTGGTTTGGCCACCGGAGCCATCGGTATTTTGATTCCGGAAAAAAAAGACAGCATCGAAGATCTTTTTATGAGATTTGAAAGAGCAGAAAAAGCCGGCAAAGCTTCCAGCATCGTTGTTGTAGCAGAAGGCGAAAAACTCGGAACGATTTACGACATCGCAAAGGCAACACAGGCAGGTTTTCCGGATTATGATATTCGCGTTGCGGTTTTAGGACACATCCAAAGAGGTGGTTCACCCAGCTGTGCAGACCGCGTTTTGGCAAGCCGCTTAGGCTATGGCGCCGTAATTGGCTTAATGGACGGCCGAACCAACGTAATGGCCGGAATGCAGTCGAATAAGCTCACTTTCACACCTATTGAGGAAGCCATCAAAAAACATAACGAGATGGATCAGGATTTACTGAAGATCTCAGAAATATTAGCGATTTAAAAAGTAAAATAATAAATAATAAGTAAAATAAATTTTATGTCAACAATCAAAGTAGGAATTAACGGATTCGGTAGAATTGGTCGTCTTGTTTTCCGAGCAATGGCCGAAAGAGAAAACATCGAAGTTGTCGGAATTAACGACCTCATCAACGCCGAATATATGGCCTATATGCTAAAATATGATTCGGTACACGGCCAGTTCAACGGAGATGTTTCCGTCGAAGGAAATGACCTTATTGTAAACGGAAAAAAAATCCGGGTAACCGCTGAAAGAGATCCTGCTAACCTGAAATGGAATGAAGTAGGTGCAGAATACATTGTAGAATCTACGGGTCTATTTCTTACGAAAGAAGCAGCGCAGGCTCATATTACAGCCGGTGCAAAAAAAGTAATTCTTTCCGCGCCGTCTAAAGACGATACGCCAATGTTCGTGATGGGTGTGAACCATAAAGAACTGACCGACGATATTCAGATTTTCTCCAATGCGTCATGTACAACAAACTGTTTGGCACCGATTGCAAAAGTAATGCATGATAATTTTGGAATCGTGGAAGGTTTAATGACCACCGTTCACGCAACCACTGCGACACAAAAAACAGTCGACGGGCCTTCAATGAAAGACTGGAGAGGTGGACGTTCTGCTTTGAACAACATCATTCCTTCTTCCACTGGTGCGGCAAAAGCTGTAGGAAAAGTAATTCCTTCCCTGAACGGAAAATTAACCGGAATGTCCTTCAGAGTTCCAACCGCAGACGTTTCTGTAGTTGATTTAACGGTAAGACTCGAAAAAGCAACTTCTTACGAAGAAATCTGCGCCGCAATGAAAAAAGCCTCCGAAGGAGAATTGAAAGGAATTTTAGGTTACACCGAAGATGCCGTAGTTTCTCAGGATTTCGTGGGCGAAAAAAGAACTTCTGTTTTCGATAAAGATGCGGGGATCATGTTGTCGCCAAACTTCGTAAAAATCGTATCATGGTACGATAACGAAATGGGATATTCTAATAAATTAGCTGATTTATTGGTACATTCAGCTTCTTTGTAAGCAGAATTTTACTAAAAAAATAACCTCTCGAATTTCGGGAGGTTTTTTTTATGTTTGAATTTTAGTAACCGTGCAGATCCACGTTGTCGGTATAAATCAGGTCCACTTTTTTGCCCATCTTTTTTTGAATGGTCCGAAAGTGCTGCAGTTCACCGTCCGTCACCAACGTAATTGCGGTTCCGGATTCGTTCGCGCGGCCCGTTCTGCCAATTCGGTGAACATAATCTAACGGCGACCGAGGCAATTCGTAGTTGATCACGAAGTTTAGAGATTCGATATGAATTCCGCGTCCGATAAGATCGGTGGCGACCAGAATCTGAGTTTCTCCCTCTTTGAAGTTTTTCAGATTCGTGCTTCGCGCACCTTGTGATTTCTGGCCGTGAATCGCCGTGGCTGGAATTTTATTTTTCTTCAGTTTTTCAACCAAATGATCTGCAATTCTTGTGGAAGACGTAAAAATTAAAGCCTGCTTAATGTTTTGTTCTTTAATCAAAAAACGCAGGAAAGGCCCTTTGGTTTCGTCCGTAACGTGATAGGCGATCTGTTCAATTTGATCGATATTGATTTCTTGCTGCTTAATTTCCACCAAAACCGGCTCAATCGTCAAACGTTTTTTAATCTCCTCCACTTTTTCGTTCAACGTCGCGGAAAACATGGTCGTTTGTTTCATCGCAGGCATCATGGCGAAAAGTTTGTTCATCTCTTCTTCAAAACCTAACTGAAACATTTTGTCGGCTTCATCAATAACCAAATAGCGGATCTGCGAAATGCTCAAAGCTTTATGCTCGATCAGATCCAGCAATCTTCCGGGTGTTGCAACCAAAATTTCGACGCCAAACAGGCCTTTCATTTGGGGATTAATAGAAACGCCACCATAAACCGCCATCGTTCGGATTTCTCTTTTTAAATTTTCCGTAAACGCCCGAAAAACCTCGTCGATCTGAATCACGAGTTCCCGCGTGGGCGCCAACACCAAAACCTGGATATTACGGTCCTTTTTCACATCTTCGTTTTGAATTTTTTCCAGAATCGGCATCACAAAACACGCGGTTTTTCCGGAGCCCGTCTGCGCAATTCCTATGAGATCTTTGCCGGATAAAATGACCGGAATGGTTTGCTCCTGAATAAGAAAAGGTTTTAGAAAACCCAGTTTCCGAACGGATTTGATAATGTTGTGTGATAAGCCAAGAGATTCAAAAGACATAATTTCGATATTGTTTCCGCAAAGATAATCTATTCAGAATTGCACCGTTTGCTTTTCTAAGGAGAACCTCCAATGGCTTAAAGATTGCAGTTCAGTTTTTGCATTTTTTGCGCAGAATTGATTTTAACAAAAGGCATAATGAAGATAGAAGCAAAACTTCCAAACAATAACGAATTCAACAATTACTGGACACGCGGAAACGGAAAAGAACTGCTGGACTGGGCACAGATAAAACCCAATCCGCAGATCTTTCAAAAATTTGCGCCCCTTTATCACCAGATCGACGATCTTGGCGATGCGGTTGTTAAAGAAACTTACCGGAAACTGCCTTACAAAGACGCCGGTGCGCTCATCGAAAAATACTCACAAAATCCAATCTCCGAAAGAGATGCCGCGCCGGAACATGTGCAAAAGATGTTTCTTCAGATGCAGGAAATCCCGGCGTGGTTCGACGAAGATTTGGCCAATAAAGGCGCCAGATTTTGTATGCGGACCGGCGCGAACGGTTTAATTACGCTGCGCGATTTTAGTTTGATGGGTGGTTATGATTTCGCCTACATTAGCAAACCTTTGGTTTTAACAGGACTGTTAAAGAAAAGCCCCGTAAAAAGGCTTAAAGATACTTTGGAATTTTGGGTTCACGTGACGCGGGAAAATGCTTTGAAACCGAATTCCGA encodes:
- a CDS encoding trigger factor → MNVTATNHDDVSALLTVTLDKSDYKEKVEKQLINYAKNAQVPGFRKGKVPLSMVRKQYEAGIAFEEINKQVSEALNNYVNDNKLRLVGQPVPQPVEELNHNAEQLSVAFEVGYEPDFKIDLSKYEAPHYKVEASEKEIGQSIENMQKRFAEQVPQDEIVDDSNIALEISQVVEEGAEGEHQHPPKNITIDATKKEAFNLVKALKMDESVKVSKADLEANEELAKELSFNKEELAHLHHDQIEVKVKDFFGLNLAELNQELFDKVYGEGNIKSEDELKEKVKTELDEYFQQNADVHFVNKVLEQVNEKEEVKLPETFLVKWLMHSNENINDENQAKEILEAEKNQLKYQILEGKLMNDNDIKLEYTDVLAQAEQLVRNQLAMYGIHHLADEEIQKYAVEMLKDQEQVRQISAEVGMAKLKDVILEKASKKETKISHDEFLEEMKK
- a CDS encoding TonB-dependent receptor domain-containing protein, translated to MKFILNVVFFLLGITFINAQNTYKITGKILDNHDHTPLQNATITVGNSMAHSNENGVFYLSKVPKGIYTVQVSHTDCSPVTKKLVVDKDLELTFQLEHHVQDIETITLHGNHKNSGSMVVKTLDQTEIDRNSTENLGNLLSKISGVSTLKTGNNISKPIIHGLYGSRIAIINNGVKLAEQEWGVEHAPNVDVNNFSHIDVIKGASALKYGSDAVGGVVVLEPEIFRAKDTLRGSVNLSGISNGKGLGVDVALTKTWKSGWALKSGGSVKKLGDQKTPDYNLENTGMDFSSFNFTVQNNTFEKGLSFDYYLTNQNIGIFRGSHVGNSSDFYNAINSQVPAYLGAFSYDVDNPKQVIEHQIAKLSAFKRFENFGKVSATYSFQYNHRQEYDVRRGDLKQIPSLDLALMTHQLNISNLLEREKFSLETGIDASFQNNYSDPATKARRLIPNYDQYSAGIFSVFKYKLLPKLNAEAGARFDYRFYDVTKWYDKNDWEKTYADLYPQFYVRTNANRILTRPKLDYQNLSLNAGLEYHPSGNFNLKFNYAKASRTPNIAELFSDGLHHSAAVIEIGDLNLLNETSHQFNLIAEAKANVLKGLQISLNPYYSLNRNFINEIPTGVQNTIRGVFPVWTYQQIDATLFGADLDIDFKLTDRFSYKGRGSYVYGQDKTNDEPLILMMPPNFSNALQFNSKWKNFYLTAENQTFLKQNRFPVHNSEVTFFENGEEVVKTVDFSTPPKGYSLWNLQAGIDVAKNFSAGLVINNAFDVTYRDYLNRMRYFAAETGRNFILNFRYRF
- the pfkA gene encoding 6-phosphofructokinase, producing MKESAVKKIAVFTSGGDAPGMNAALRAVVRTANYYNIECYGVREGYNGLINNDFTRMGPRSVKNIITEGGTILKSARSVEFKNKAGRQKAYDNCVKHGVDGLVCIGGDGTFRGAKVFNEEYGIQVIGVPGTIDNDIFGTDNTIGYDTALNTAMEAIDKIRDTATSHNRIFFVEVMGRDAGFIALNSGLATGAIGILIPEKKDSIEDLFMRFERAEKAGKASSIVVVAEGEKLGTIYDIAKATQAGFPDYDIRVAVLGHIQRGGSPSCADRVLASRLGYGAVIGLMDGRTNVMAGMQSNKLTFTPIEEAIKKHNEMDQDLLKISEILAI
- the gap gene encoding type I glyceraldehyde-3-phosphate dehydrogenase, with product MSTIKVGINGFGRIGRLVFRAMAERENIEVVGINDLINAEYMAYMLKYDSVHGQFNGDVSVEGNDLIVNGKKIRVTAERDPANLKWNEVGAEYIVESTGLFLTKEAAQAHITAGAKKVILSAPSKDDTPMFVMGVNHKELTDDIQIFSNASCTTNCLAPIAKVMHDNFGIVEGLMTTVHATTATQKTVDGPSMKDWRGGRSALNNIIPSSTGAAKAVGKVIPSLNGKLTGMSFRVPTADVSVVDLTVRLEKATSYEEICAAMKKASEGELKGILGYTEDAVVSQDFVGEKRTSVFDKDAGIMLSPNFVKIVSWYDNEMGYSNKLADLLVHSASL
- a CDS encoding DEAD/DEAH box helicase; amino-acid sequence: MSFESLGLSHNIIKSVRKLGFLKPFLIQEQTIPVILSGKDLIGIAQTGSGKTACFVMPILEKIQNEDVKKDRNIQVLVLAPTRELVIQIDEVFRAFTENLKREIRTMAVYGGVSINPQMKGLFGVEILVATPGRLLDLIEHKALSISQIRYLVIDEADKMFQLGFEEEMNKLFAMMPAMKQTTMFSATLNEKVEEIKKRLTIEPVLVEIKQQEINIDQIEQIAYHVTDETKGPFLRFLIKEQNIKQALIFTSSTRIADHLVEKLKKNKIPATAIHGQKSQGARSTNLKNFKEGETQILVATDLIGRGIHIESLNFVINYELPRSPLDYVHRIGRTGRANESGTAITLVTDGELQHFRTIQKKMGKKVDLIYTDNVDLHGY